Proteins encoded by one window of bacterium:
- a CDS encoding EutN/CcmL family microcompartment protein — MELAVVQGSVVATVKADKLKGRKLLLLNIAGPDAKPTNTFVVAVDTVGAGEGEMVLLVRGSSARQSSDLTSVPTDASIIAVVDAIEWNGRMVFQKEKQGRL; from the coding sequence ATGGAATTAGCTGTTGTTCAGGGATCCGTGGTGGCCACGGTCAAAGCCGACAAACTCAAAGGCCGCAAGTTGCTGCTCCTCAACATCGCCGGTCCTGATGCCAAACCGACCAACACCTTCGTCGTGGCAGTGGATACCGTGGGCGCCGGCGAGGGCGAAATGGTTTTGCTGGTGCGTGGCTCCTCCGCGCGGCAGTCTTCGGATTTGACCTCTGTGCCTACAGACGCCAGCATCATCGCTGTAGTGGACGCCATTGAATGGAATGGCCGCATGGTGTTTCAAAAAGAAAAACAAGGCCGCTTATGA
- a CDS encoding EutN/CcmL family microcompartment protein produces the protein MILARVIGSLVATIKHDSYQNRKIMLVKPISPDGQMKSLLMVAVDTVGCGVGDTVLVASEGRAAMELLGLKKRPPLRSIVTAIVDRIDYSPISPAGEPS, from the coding sequence ATGATCCTGGCACGAGTCATCGGCAGCCTGGTAGCCACCATTAAACATGACAGCTATCAGAACCGAAAAATCATGTTGGTCAAACCGATCTCACCGGATGGACAGATGAAATCCCTGCTCATGGTGGCTGTGGATACGGTCGGGTGCGGCGTCGGCGATACGGTGCTGGTGGCCTCAGAAGGCCGTGCAGCCATGGAGCTTCTTGGCCTTAAAAAACGACCGCCGTTGCGCAGCATCGTCACTGCCATCGTCGACCGGATCGACTATTCGCCGATCTCTCCTGCGGGAGAACCTTCATGA
- a CDS encoding EutN/CcmL family microcompartment protein, translated as MKLARVIGRVWATVKEAKLTGVQLSVIQPVNEKLEKMGSPLIAADILNSKENDLVYWVSGAEATFPLPDRQIPSDVSIVGLVDRLDTSAL; from the coding sequence ATGAAACTGGCGCGTGTCATCGGCCGCGTATGGGCGACCGTCAAAGAAGCGAAACTGACCGGTGTGCAGTTGTCGGTCATTCAACCGGTCAACGAAAAGCTGGAAAAGATGGGCTCGCCTCTGATCGCCGCTGACATACTCAACTCAAAGGAAAACGATCTGGTTTATTGGGTCAGCGGCGCTGAAGCCACTTTTCCGCTGCCTGACCGGCAAATACCCAGCGACGTAAGCATCGTCGGACTGGTCGATAGATTGGATACTTCTGCATTATGA